Proteins encoded by one window of Luteimonas yindakuii:
- the phaR gene encoding polyhydroxyalkanoate synthesis repressor PhaR: MSDLRIIKKYPNRRLYDTEISSYITIEDVRQLIVDGENFEVRDAKSGQDLTRQVLLQIIAEHEQEGQPILSTQLLSQIIRFYGDPLQGFMATYLERSMQVFLDQQTQFRQQVSGLLGQTPWTMMNKLTERNLEMWQDFQKNLVGSVGRAPGTGQDKPDDKRGR, from the coding sequence ATGAGCGACCTCCGCATCATCAAGAAGTATCCGAACCGCCGGCTCTACGACACCGAGATTTCCAGCTACATCACGATCGAGGATGTCCGCCAGCTGATCGTGGATGGCGAGAACTTCGAGGTCCGCGACGCCAAGAGTGGACAGGACCTGACCCGGCAGGTGTTGCTGCAGATCATCGCCGAGCACGAGCAGGAGGGTCAGCCGATCCTCTCCACCCAGCTGCTCAGCCAGATCATCCGTTTCTACGGCGATCCGCTGCAGGGTTTCATGGCCACGTATCTGGAGCGGTCGATGCAGGTCTTCCTCGACCAGCAGACCCAGTTCCGCCAGCAGGTGAGCGGACTGCTCGGGCAGACGCCGTGGACGATGATGAACAAGCTCACCGAGCGCAACCTGGAAATGTGGCAGGACTTCCAGAAGAACCTGGTCGGCAGCGTTGGCCGCGCGCCCGGCACCGGCCAGGACAAGCCCGACGACAAGCGCGGCCGCTGA
- the phbB gene encoding acetoacetyl-CoA reductase, with protein sequence MSPQRVAVVTGGLGGIGTAICRQLAQAGCRVIAADLEGPPERRAAFEQAMQGLDAESAVLDVSDFDACAAFVAEVESRHGTLDIVVNNAGITRDTTLRRMDRVQWDAVIDVNLGSVFNLCRHAVDGMVARGFGRIVNLASVNGQTGQFGQTNYSAAKAGMHGFTMALAREVARKGVTVNTVSPGYCATALVAAMPEAIREDIVSKVPVGRLGEPGEIARAVAFLAAEESGFITGANLPVNGGLFMSF encoded by the coding sequence ATGAGTCCACAACGCGTGGCCGTCGTGACCGGCGGCCTGGGCGGCATCGGCACCGCCATCTGTCGACAGCTGGCGCAGGCCGGTTGCCGTGTCATCGCCGCCGACCTCGAGGGTCCGCCCGAGCGCCGTGCCGCGTTCGAGCAGGCCATGCAGGGACTGGACGCGGAATCGGCGGTGCTCGACGTGTCCGACTTCGACGCCTGCGCGGCCTTCGTCGCCGAAGTCGAATCCCGCCACGGCACGCTCGATATCGTCGTCAACAACGCCGGCATCACCCGCGACACCACCCTGCGCAGGATGGATCGCGTGCAGTGGGACGCCGTGATCGACGTCAACCTCGGCAGCGTCTTCAACCTGTGCCGGCATGCGGTGGACGGCATGGTGGCGCGCGGCTTCGGGCGCATCGTCAACCTCGCCTCGGTGAACGGCCAGACGGGCCAGTTCGGGCAGACCAACTACTCCGCGGCCAAGGCCGGCATGCACGGTTTCACCATGGCGCTGGCACGCGAGGTCGCGCGCAAGGGCGTGACCGTCAATACGGTGTCGCCGGGTTACTGCGCGACCGCGCTGGTGGCGGCGATGCCGGAAGCGATCCGCGAGGACATCGTCAGCAAGGTGCCGGTCGGCCGCCTGGGCGAACCCGGCGAGATCGCGCGTGCGGTGGCATTCCTCGCGGCGGAGGAATCCGGCTTCATCACCGGCGCCAACCTGCCGGTCAACGGCGGCCTGTTCATGAGCTTCTGA
- the gluQRS gene encoding tRNA glutamyl-Q(34) synthetase GluQRS, with protein MHPTHPSSPPRGRFAPSPTGPLHAGSLLAALGSWLFARRAGGEWHVRIEDIDPPREVAGAADAQLRGLHRLGLHPDGPVARQSTRGALYAQALERLLDQGDAFVCHCSRSALAAHDGIHRRCVAGARRRDPSIRLRVPEGTHIAFDDAIQGHVAEDVHATTGDVVLRRADGFWAYQLAVVVDDAAQGMTDVVRGADLLGSTARQILLQQRLGLPTPHYAHLPLLLDARGHKLSKSLDALPFDDRDPVAALACAWQRLGQHALATSTGDPQHWLAMAATAFDPSRVPRGPLAASHNAGGMDAP; from the coding sequence ATGCATCCCACCCACCCATCGTCACCGCCGCGCGGCCGCTTCGCGCCATCGCCGACCGGACCCCTCCACGCGGGTTCACTGCTCGCCGCGCTTGGCAGCTGGCTGTTCGCACGCCGCGCCGGTGGGGAGTGGCACGTGCGCATCGAGGATATCGACCCGCCACGCGAGGTCGCCGGCGCCGCCGATGCGCAGCTGCGCGGTCTCCACCGCCTGGGCCTGCATCCGGATGGGCCCGTGGCGCGGCAGAGCACGCGCGGCGCACTGTACGCACAGGCACTGGAACGCCTGCTCGACCAGGGCGACGCCTTCGTCTGCCATTGCAGCCGGAGCGCCCTCGCCGCGCACGACGGCATCCACCGCCGCTGCGTTGCCGGTGCGCGCCGGCGCGATCCTTCGATCCGGCTGCGCGTCCCGGAGGGGACCCATATCGCTTTCGACGATGCCATCCAGGGCCACGTCGCCGAAGACGTGCATGCCACCACGGGCGATGTCGTGCTGCGCCGCGCCGATGGCTTCTGGGCCTACCAGCTGGCGGTGGTCGTCGACGACGCCGCGCAGGGCATGACAGACGTCGTGCGCGGCGCCGACCTGTTGGGCTCGACCGCGCGCCAGATCCTATTGCAGCAACGGCTCGGGCTGCCGACCCCCCACTACGCGCACCTGCCGCTGCTGCTCGATGCGCGCGGCCACAAGCTGTCGAAGTCGCTGGACGCCCTGCCCTTCGACGACCGCGATCCGGTCGCGGCCTTGGCGTGCGCGTGGCAACGGCTCGGCCAGCATGCGCTCGCCACGTCCACCGGGGATCCGCAGCACTGGCTGGCGATGGCGGCCACGGCCTTCGATCCGTCCCGGGTGCCGCGTGGCCCGCTCGCCGCATCGCACAACGCGGGTGGCATGGACGCGCCCTAG
- the rnd gene encoding ribonuclease D, translating into MPEPRIQWIDDPQTLTARLADPPASVGLDTEFIRERTYWPQLALVQLAIDGDILLVDPLVPGMTDALRPLLLDPAVLKVMHSAGEDLIAFKHACDAVPTPLFDTQVAAAMAGIAAGLGYQKLVQEINGEALPKGETRSDWMRRPLSESQLAYAADDVRHLAALHRDLDARLAALGRRAWLDADCARQVRLADHDEGERWPHLSLRAAQHLEPAAQHRLLRLLRWREQFARERDRPRNWVLDNDLATLLARDPPGDAAELQRVLDRHPKSPRKLATQIQQALDTPLADEGDAPPPRTEEVDRKALKRLQDAVAARSAELGLPDGVLASRRWLEALLERGEWPQALSGWRRAQLEPVLSPLLGDALPAASRSV; encoded by the coding sequence ATGCCTGAACCCCGAATCCAGTGGATCGACGATCCACAGACCCTGACCGCCCGCCTCGCCGATCCGCCAGCCAGCGTCGGCCTGGATACGGAATTCATCCGCGAGCGCACCTACTGGCCGCAACTGGCGCTGGTGCAGCTGGCGATCGACGGCGACATCCTGCTGGTCGACCCGCTCGTCCCCGGCATGACCGACGCGCTGCGGCCGCTGCTGCTCGACCCCGCGGTGCTCAAGGTGATGCACAGCGCGGGCGAGGACCTGATCGCCTTCAAGCACGCCTGCGATGCGGTGCCGACGCCGCTGTTCGATACCCAGGTCGCCGCGGCGATGGCCGGGATCGCCGCCGGCCTGGGCTACCAGAAGCTGGTGCAGGAGATCAACGGGGAGGCCCTGCCCAAGGGCGAGACGCGCTCGGACTGGATGCGCCGCCCACTGTCCGAATCGCAGCTCGCCTACGCCGCCGACGACGTGCGCCACCTCGCGGCATTGCACCGGGACCTCGACGCGCGCCTGGCCGCGCTGGGTCGCCGCGCGTGGCTCGATGCGGACTGTGCCCGGCAGGTGCGCCTGGCCGACCACGACGAGGGCGAGCGCTGGCCGCACCTGTCGTTGCGCGCGGCGCAGCACCTGGAACCCGCGGCGCAGCACCGGCTGCTGCGCCTGCTGCGCTGGCGCGAGCAGTTCGCCCGCGAGCGCGACCGTCCACGCAACTGGGTGCTCGACAACGACCTCGCCACCCTGCTCGCCCGCGACCCGCCGGGCGACGCCGCCGAACTGCAGCGCGTGCTCGACCGGCATCCGAAGTCGCCGCGCAAGCTCGCGACACAGATCCAGCAGGCACTGGACACTCCCCTGGCCGACGAGGGCGACGCGCCGCCCCCGCGCACCGAGGAGGTCGATCGCAAGGCCCTCAAGCGGTTGCAGGATGCGGTGGCCGCGCGCTCGGCGGAGCTCGGCCTGCCTGATGGCGTGCTGGCGTCGCGGCGCTGGCTGGAGGCGCTGCTGGAGCGTGGCGAATGGCCGCAGGCGCTGTCGGGCTGGCGGCGGGCACAGCTCGAACCGGTGCTGTCGCCGCTGCTCGGCGACGCCTTGCCGGCCGCCAGCCGCTCCGTATAA
- a CDS encoding M48 family metallopeptidase — protein sequence MRQDPFSRQSDPRRRSRRGGGLRLWILLLFAGYGVYYYFSNQVEDPVTGQKVLIDRSLSADDEKALGLEAYQQILQQERPVDPSLPIAREVQSIADRLIAKVDVVEAALAAEHGMQPTRFSQSFDWEVSVIESDQANAFCLPGGKMAVYTGLVPVAQNEDAMAVVMGHEIAHALLRHGAQRMAQQRLSQVGQMAGAMSGMDPQQQQMVMAAMGYGYLLPYARKHETEADEVGLMLAAAACFDPREAVPLWERMGEASGGQAQPEFSSTHPNPGTRIQNLQSMMPRALEYRERFCEQAM from the coding sequence ATGCGACAGGACCCGTTTTCCCGCCAGTCGGACCCGCGCCGCCGCAGCCGCCGAGGCGGCGGCCTGCGCCTGTGGATCCTGCTGCTGTTCGCCGGTTACGGCGTCTACTACTACTTCTCCAACCAGGTCGAGGATCCCGTCACCGGGCAGAAGGTGCTGATCGACCGCAGCCTGTCGGCCGATGACGAGAAGGCGCTCGGCCTGGAGGCCTACCAGCAGATCCTGCAGCAGGAGCGACCGGTCGATCCTTCGCTGCCCATCGCTCGCGAGGTGCAGTCGATCGCCGATCGCCTGATCGCCAAGGTCGACGTGGTGGAAGCCGCTCTGGCCGCCGAGCACGGCATGCAGCCGACACGGTTCTCGCAGAGCTTCGACTGGGAGGTCAGCGTGATCGAGTCCGACCAGGCCAACGCCTTCTGCCTGCCCGGCGGCAAGATGGCGGTCTATACCGGCCTGGTGCCGGTGGCGCAGAACGAGGATGCGATGGCCGTGGTGATGGGCCATGAGATCGCCCATGCGCTGCTACGCCATGGCGCGCAACGCATGGCCCAACAAAGGTTGAGCCAGGTCGGGCAGATGGCCGGCGCGATGAGCGGCATGGACCCGCAACAGCAGCAGATGGTGATGGCGGCGATGGGCTATGGCTACCTGCTGCCCTACGCGCGCAAGCACGAAACCGAGGCCGACGAGGTCGGATTGATGCTGGCCGCCGCGGCCTGTTTCGATCCACGCGAGGCTGTGCCGCTGTGGGAGCGCATGGGCGAAGCATCGGGCGGGCAGGCGCAACCGGAGTTCTCGTCGACACACCCGAACCCGGGCACGCGCATCCAGAACCTGCAGTCGATGATGCCGCGCGCGCTCGAGTACCGGGAACGCTTCTGCGAACAGGCGATGTAG
- a CDS encoding SUMF1/EgtB/PvdO family nonheme iron enzyme has protein sequence MRRRRVLVIPLLLLVCAACARDADTPPADEAASPSASGSVTISADEAGAAALSWQRPRVALAEDEEEVVQARARAAEALDTGDLYEGEDAAIPLYLALVERDPDDRDARRGLDTARTRLFALGDEALAGSGDDPDALRNAHRVAAVARDVWPGDEHTQAYLQRLDRADRLWELNRTAEADLAQDRLGESGEGALPKLREALELAPGQPRAMQNLAAVESALIRRAETAAVNGDFDSAEQWLGHAGLLRPDMETVPDARERISRMRTLRISRLRDEGVAALAGDDGIAQARARLAELLRIAEPGDPAAVDLRERIDLAVHYGLFRPGQVFTDALGSGGRGPRMVVVPHGAFTMGAPEGEPGSSDAERPQRNVRFERGFAMAVTEVTVGDYRRFVNATGYQTRSARRGFSMVYDERSGNFIRRSNVDWRHDHLGGAATDNAPVLHVSAVDATAYADWLSEQGGQRYRLPSEAEFEYALRAGTETAFAWGDAGDIPEGVANLTGGEDRSPSGRHWSNAFRGYGDGYWGPAPAASFAANRWGVHDLAGNVSEWVADCWHENYRRAPTDATPWVNPGCRTHVIRGGSWASAPEQARSAWRAPAQRDTTNARLGFRVVREL, from the coding sequence TTGCGTCGTCGCCGCGTCCTTGTGATTCCACTGTTGCTGCTGGTGTGTGCCGCGTGCGCGCGCGACGCGGACACGCCACCCGCGGACGAGGCGGCGTCGCCGTCGGCGTCGGGCAGCGTCACCATCAGCGCGGACGAGGCGGGCGCGGCGGCATTGAGCTGGCAGCGCCCGCGGGTGGCGCTGGCGGAGGACGAGGAGGAGGTCGTACAGGCGCGCGCGCGTGCCGCCGAGGCGCTCGACACCGGCGACCTCTACGAAGGCGAGGACGCCGCGATCCCGCTCTACCTGGCACTGGTCGAGCGCGATCCCGACGACCGTGACGCCCGCCGTGGCCTCGATACCGCGCGCACGCGGCTGTTCGCGCTGGGCGACGAGGCGCTGGCCGGCAGCGGCGACGATCCCGATGCGCTGCGCAACGCCCACCGTGTCGCCGCCGTCGCGCGCGATGTCTGGCCGGGCGACGAGCACACCCAGGCCTACCTGCAGCGGCTCGACCGTGCCGACCGGTTGTGGGAACTCAACCGCACCGCGGAGGCCGACCTGGCGCAGGACCGGCTTGGCGAATCCGGCGAGGGCGCCTTGCCGAAACTGCGCGAGGCGCTGGAACTCGCACCCGGGCAGCCGCGCGCGATGCAGAACCTCGCCGCGGTCGAGAGCGCGCTGATCCGGCGCGCCGAAACGGCCGCCGTCAACGGCGATTTCGACAGCGCGGAGCAATGGCTCGGGCACGCCGGGCTGCTGCGCCCCGATATGGAAACCGTGCCCGATGCACGCGAGCGCATTTCGCGCATGCGCACGCTGCGCATCTCCCGCCTGCGCGACGAGGGCGTCGCGGCGTTGGCCGGGGACGATGGCATTGCCCAGGCGCGCGCACGGCTGGCAGAACTGCTGCGCATCGCCGAGCCGGGCGACCCGGCCGCAGTGGACCTGCGCGAGCGCATCGACCTGGCCGTGCACTACGGCCTGTTCCGCCCCGGCCAGGTGTTCACCGATGCGCTGGGCAGTGGCGGCCGCGGACCGCGCATGGTGGTGGTCCCGCATGGCGCCTTCACCATGGGCGCGCCGGAAGGCGAGCCCGGGTCGAGCGATGCCGAGCGCCCGCAGCGCAATGTCCGCTTCGAGCGCGGCTTCGCGATGGCGGTCACCGAGGTGACCGTCGGCGATTACCGGCGCTTCGTGAATGCCACCGGCTACCAGACGCGTTCGGCGCGGCGCGGTTTCTCCATGGTCTACGACGAACGCAGCGGCAATTTCATCCGCCGCAGCAACGTCGACTGGCGGCACGACCATCTTGGCGGGGCTGCGACCGACAACGCGCCGGTCCTGCATGTCAGCGCGGTGGATGCGACGGCATATGCCGACTGGCTGTCGGAGCAGGGCGGCCAGCGCTACCGGCTGCCCAGCGAAGCGGAGTTCGAATACGCGTTGCGCGCCGGTACCGAAACCGCGTTCGCGTGGGGCGATGCGGGCGACATCCCGGAGGGCGTCGCCAACCTGACCGGTGGCGAGGACCGGTCGCCGTCGGGTCGGCATTGGAGCAATGCGTTCCGCGGCTACGGTGACGGTTACTGGGGCCCGGCGCCCGCGGCGAGCTTCGCCGCCAACCGCTGGGGCGTGCACGATCTCGCCGGCAACGTCAGCGAGTGGGTCGCCGACTGCTGGCACGAGAACTACCGCCGGGCACCGACCGACGCCACGCCGTGGGTGAATCCAGGCTGCCGCACCCATGTCATCCGCGGTGGTTCCTGGGCCAGCGCGCCCGAACAGGCGCGTTCGGCGTGGCGCGCGCCAGCGCAGCGCGACACCACCAACGCACGCCTGGGCTTCCGCGTCGTGCGCGAACTCTGA
- the htpX gene encoding protease HtpX codes for MFSRIALFLATNLAVLALVSVVMAIFGIDPATNAGLLMFAAVFGFGGAFVSLALSKWTAKRSTGAHVITQPANESERWLVETVRRQAEQAGIGMPEVAIYDAPEINAFATGASRNNALVAVSTGLLRSMTRDEAEAVLGHEVAHVANGDMVTMALLQGVLNTFVIFLARVVGRAVDGYLSGGRDNSGGGLAYFAIVFVLDMIFGLFASMIAMWFSRRREFRADVGGAQLAGRQKMLAALERLGQTYGHNTLPKQIAAFGISGALGHGLKRLLMSHPPLEERIQSLRNADLGESDGARQRAF; via the coding sequence ATGTTCAGCCGTATCGCCCTCTTCCTTGCAACCAACCTCGCCGTGCTCGCGCTTGTCAGCGTCGTCATGGCCATCTTCGGCATCGATCCGGCCACCAATGCGGGCCTGTTGATGTTCGCGGCGGTGTTCGGCTTCGGTGGCGCCTTCGTGTCGCTGGCGCTGTCGAAGTGGACCGCCAAGCGCAGCACCGGCGCGCACGTCATCACCCAGCCCGCCAACGAGAGCGAGCGCTGGCTGGTGGAGACCGTGCGCCGGCAGGCCGAGCAGGCCGGCATCGGCATGCCCGAAGTGGCGATCTATGACGCGCCGGAAATCAACGCCTTCGCCACCGGCGCCAGCCGCAACAACGCGCTGGTGGCGGTGTCGACCGGACTGTTGCGTTCGATGACCCGGGACGAGGCCGAGGCCGTGCTCGGCCATGAAGTCGCCCACGTCGCCAATGGCGACATGGTGACCATGGCCCTGCTGCAGGGCGTGCTCAACACCTTCGTGATCTTCCTGGCCCGCGTGGTCGGGCGCGCGGTCGACGGCTACCTCAGCGGCGGTCGCGACAACAGCGGCGGTGGGCTGGCGTACTTCGCCATCGTGTTCGTGCTGGACATGATCTTCGGCCTGTTCGCAAGCATGATCGCGATGTGGTTCTCGCGTCGCCGCGAGTTCCGCGCCGACGTCGGTGGCGCGCAGCTCGCCGGCCGGCAGAAGATGCTTGCCGCGCTCGAACGCCTGGGCCAGACCTACGGCCACAACACGCTGCCCAAGCAGATCGCCGCGTTCGGCATCAGCGGCGCGCTGGGTCACGGCCTGAAGCGTCTGCTGATGAGCCATCCGCCGCTGGAGGAGCGTATCCAGAGCCTGCGCAACGCCGACCTCGGCGAAAGCGACGGCGCCCGCCAGCGCGCGTTCTGA
- a CDS encoding AI-2E family transporter, whose amino-acid sequence MTTDLLDYTRKVIIFVAIVGLAFVIARLSHVLVLVFGGVVLAAVLLTLTGLLRRLLPVPHGAALAVVLVLLIGGLSMLLALFGTQAAGELATLIETMPAAAQSFQDWVDTTRLGPIIHEQIDALRGNVSRLVGTAGAMAMSLTSGLLEVFLVLVGGIYMAAQPQLYRKGLLKLVPRPVRLTTGEALDASGRALQLWLGGQLVAMLLVGALTGIALWMLGVPAAFALALIAFLLDFVPIIGPIVAAVPGVLLGFTVSPKIGLATLAAYIVIQQIESNIIQPLIQQRAVELPPALLLFALFAFGALYGLPGLLLAAPLTVFVYVLVKKLYVRELLDTETSVPGEPDEGSRG is encoded by the coding sequence ATGACGACCGATCTGCTCGACTACACCCGCAAGGTGATCATCTTCGTGGCCATCGTCGGCCTCGCGTTCGTCATTGCCAGGCTGTCGCATGTGCTGGTGCTGGTGTTCGGCGGCGTCGTGCTCGCGGCGGTATTGCTGACGTTGACCGGCCTGCTGCGCCGGCTGCTGCCAGTGCCGCACGGTGCCGCGCTGGCGGTGGTGCTGGTGCTGCTGATCGGTGGCCTGTCGATGCTGCTGGCGCTGTTCGGTACCCAGGCGGCGGGCGAGCTGGCCACGCTGATCGAGACCATGCCGGCGGCGGCACAGTCCTTCCAGGACTGGGTCGACACCACCCGCCTGGGCCCGATCATCCACGAACAGATCGACGCGCTGCGCGGCAATGTCAGCCGTCTGGTCGGAACGGCCGGGGCGATGGCGATGTCCCTGACCAGCGGCCTGCTGGAAGTGTTCCTGGTGCTCGTTGGCGGCATCTACATGGCCGCGCAGCCGCAGCTCTACCGCAAGGGCCTGCTGAAGCTGGTGCCGCGCCCGGTGCGCCTGACCACGGGCGAAGCGCTGGACGCCAGCGGGCGCGCGCTGCAGCTGTGGCTCGGCGGGCAGCTGGTCGCGATGCTGCTGGTGGGTGCGCTGACCGGCATCGCCCTGTGGATGCTGGGCGTGCCGGCGGCGTTCGCGCTCGCGCTGATCGCCTTCCTGCTCGACTTCGTGCCGATCATCGGCCCGATCGTGGCGGCCGTGCCCGGCGTCCTGCTTGGGTTCACCGTCAGCCCGAAGATCGGCCTGGCCACGCTGGCGGCATATATCGTCATCCAGCAGATCGAGAGCAACATCATCCAGCCGCTGATCCAGCAACGCGCGGTCGAGCTGCCACCGGCACTGCTGCTGTTCGCCCTGTTCGCCTTCGGCGCGCTGTACGGGCTGCCGGGCCTGCTGCTGGCCGCGCCGCTGACGGTGTTCGTCTACGTGCTGGTCAAGAAGCTCTACGTACGCGAGCTGCTGGATACGGAGACATCGGTGCCCGGCGAACCGGACGAGGGCAGCAGAGGCTGA
- a CDS encoding beta-ketoacyl-ACP reductase — protein sequence MTARVALVTGGTGGIGTAICKRLHDAGHRVATNYRDEGRARDWQERMRSAGYEVVLAQGDVASPEQCEAMVRQVERELGPVDILVNNAGITRDTTFHKMSPQQWREVIDTNLNSVFNVTRPVIEGMRERKWGRIVQISSINGQKGQYGQANYAAAKAGMHGFTISLAQENARFGITVNTVSPGYIGTDMVMAVPEAVREKIVAQIPTGRLGTPEEIAYAVAFFLPEEAAWITGANLSANGGQYMGW from the coding sequence ATGACGGCAAGAGTCGCCCTGGTGACCGGGGGAACCGGCGGTATCGGCACTGCCATCTGCAAGCGTCTGCACGACGCCGGGCATCGGGTGGCCACCAACTACCGCGACGAGGGTCGCGCACGCGACTGGCAGGAGCGCATGCGCTCCGCCGGCTATGAGGTGGTGCTTGCGCAGGGCGACGTCGCCTCGCCCGAGCAGTGCGAGGCGATGGTCCGGCAGGTCGAGCGCGAGCTGGGTCCGGTGGACATCCTCGTCAACAACGCCGGCATCACCCGCGACACGACGTTCCACAAGATGAGCCCGCAGCAGTGGCGCGAAGTCATCGACACCAACCTCAACTCGGTGTTCAACGTCACCCGGCCGGTGATCGAAGGCATGCGCGAGCGCAAGTGGGGCCGCATCGTGCAGATCAGCTCGATCAACGGGCAGAAGGGCCAGTACGGCCAGGCCAACTACGCAGCGGCAAAGGCCGGCATGCATGGCTTCACCATCTCGCTGGCACAGGAAAATGCGCGCTTCGGCATCACCGTCAACACGGTGTCGCCCGGCTATATCGGCACCGACATGGTGATGGCGGTGCCCGAGGCCGTGCGCGAGAAGATCGTTGCGCAGATTCCGACCGGCCGCCTCGGCACGCCCGAGGAGATCGCCTATGCGGTGGCGTTCTTCCTGCCGGAGGAAGCAGCCTGGATCACCGGCGCCAACCTTTCCGCCAACGGCGGGCAGTACATGGGCTGGTGA
- a CDS encoding DUF4190 domain-containing protein — MDAMPRQTSVLAVLSLVFGILGWTLLPGLGAIVAVVTGHIARAEIRRTPQTLEGDGLAIAGLVLGWLGIVLGIVLVALMLLVFGGLAWLSAWA, encoded by the coding sequence ATGGATGCAATGCCCCGCCAGACCAGTGTGCTGGCCGTTCTGAGCCTGGTGTTCGGGATCCTCGGCTGGACGCTGCTGCCCGGCCTCGGCGCGATCGTGGCCGTGGTCACCGGCCATATCGCGCGTGCGGAGATCCGCCGCACACCGCAGACCCTGGAAGGCGACGGACTGGCGATTGCCGGCCTGGTGCTGGGATGGCTCGGCATCGTGCTGGGCATCGTGCTGGTGGCGCTGATGCTGCTGGTGTTCGGCGGCCTGGCGTGGCTCTCCGCGTGGGCATGA
- the amaB gene encoding L-piperidine-6-carboxylate dehydrogenase produces MTHPVLSALGLGESESGTFLGGGEWATGDGAGTLSPTNPTTGDVLARVSATTPEQYETIVARAQEAFKVWRRTPAPRRGEAIRLCAEALRTHKDALGSLVALEMGKSKPEGDGEVQEMIDIGEFAVGLSRQLYGLTMHSERPGHRMYEQWHPLGIVGIISAFNFPVAVWAWNSFVAAVCGDISIWKPSGKTPLSAVASMRICNEALREGGFPDLFFLFNDTDNALAERMVDDRRVAMISFTGSTKVGRQVGERVARRMGRSLLELGGNNAMIVEASADLKLAIPAIVFGAVGTAGQRCTTTRRVFIHESIHDDVLEKLVSAYGQVEKKIGDPTDPANLMGPLNSADAVQAYLDAIEKAKASGGTVATGGKALTDRKGNFVLPTIITGLANDAEVVQTETFAPILYVMKYSDLNEAIAMQNDVPQGLSSSIFTTDLRSAEQFLSAWGSDCGIANVNIGTSGAEIGGAFGGEKETGGGRESGSDAWRAYMRRQTNTINYSNNLPLAQGIKFDL; encoded by the coding sequence ATGACCCATCCCGTCCTCAGCGCGCTCGGCCTCGGCGAAAGCGAATCCGGCACCTTCCTCGGCGGCGGCGAATGGGCCACGGGCGATGGCGCCGGCACCCTGTCGCCGACCAACCCCACCACCGGGGACGTGCTGGCACGGGTGAGCGCGACCACGCCCGAGCAGTACGAAACGATCGTTGCGCGCGCGCAGGAGGCCTTCAAGGTCTGGCGCAGGACGCCGGCCCCGCGCCGTGGCGAGGCGATCCGCCTCTGCGCAGAAGCACTGCGCACGCACAAGGACGCGCTCGGCTCGCTGGTCGCGCTGGAGATGGGCAAGTCCAAGCCGGAAGGCGACGGCGAAGTGCAGGAGATGATCGACATCGGCGAGTTCGCCGTTGGCCTGTCGCGCCAGCTCTACGGCCTGACCATGCATTCCGAGCGCCCCGGCCACCGCATGTACGAGCAGTGGCATCCGCTGGGCATCGTCGGGATCATCTCGGCGTTCAACTTCCCGGTCGCGGTGTGGGCCTGGAACTCGTTCGTGGCCGCGGTCTGCGGTGACATCTCGATCTGGAAGCCGTCGGGCAAGACCCCGCTGTCGGCGGTCGCGTCGATGCGCATCTGCAACGAGGCGCTGCGCGAAGGCGGCTTCCCCGACCTGTTCTTCCTGTTCAACGACACCGACAACGCGCTGGCCGAGCGCATGGTCGACGACCGGCGCGTGGCGATGATCAGCTTCACCGGTTCCACGAAGGTCGGCCGCCAGGTCGGCGAACGCGTCGCGCGCCGCATGGGCCGTTCGCTGCTCGAGCTCGGCGGCAACAACGCGATGATCGTGGAGGCTTCCGCCGACCTGAAGCTGGCGATCCCGGCGATCGTGTTCGGCGCGGTCGGCACTGCCGGCCAGCGCTGCACCACCACCCGCCGCGTCTTCATCCACGAGTCGATCCATGACGACGTGCTGGAGAAGCTGGTGTCGGCCTACGGCCAGGTGGAGAAGAAGATCGGCGATCCGACCGACCCCGCCAACCTGATGGGCCCGCTCAACAGCGCCGACGCGGTGCAGGCCTACCTGGACGCGATCGAGAAGGCCAAGGCATCCGGCGGCACCGTCGCCACCGGCGGCAAGGCGCTGACCGATCGCAAGGGCAACTTCGTGCTGCCCACGATCATCACCGGCCTCGCCAACGATGCCGAGGTGGTGCAGACCGAAACCTTCGCGCCGATCCTCTACGTGATGAAGTACAGCGACCTCAACGAGGCGATCGCGATGCAGAACGACGTGCCGCAGGGCCTGTCGTCGTCGATCTTCACCACCGACCTGCGTTCGGCCGAGCAGTTCCTGTCCGCCTGGGGCTCGGACTGCGGCATCGCCAACGTCAACATCGGCACCTCGGGTGCGGAGATCGGCGGCGCCTTCGGCGGCGAGAAGGAAACCGGTGGTGGCCGTGAGTCGGGCTCCGACGCCTGGAGGGCCTACATGCGCCGGCAGACCAACACCATCAATTACTCCAACAACCTGCCGCTGGCACAGGGGATCAAGTTCGACCTCTGA